In the genome of Flavobacteriaceae bacterium YJPT1-3, the window TGTTTGCTCTCCATTTGCAGTCCGTAGGCCCAGCTAAAGGTGTATTGCTCGGGAAGATCTTTAGTGTTGCCGGGTGTGAAATCAACATCTTCTCCATTTTTAGGAAACTCCATATTGAAGATTTTGTCCATAGATTCAGCGGTAGTCTCCTCTGCTTTTTCAGAAGTCTTTCTCACCACGGTTTCTTCTACTTTATCTTCGACCTTCTTTTTTAGTTTTTTCCAAAATTGAGCCTGCACCGGATTAGCAAATCCTAGAAGTAACAGGAACATCAGGAATAAGCGATAGTTTTTCATGTTTTCTGTGTTATGGTTTCGCTTATTGATGATTAAGTGAAAGAAAGGTTAACATCTCGTGTTAAAATTTTTATTTTTAGCCTGCATGTTAACCATGACCCTAAAACAACATCAATGATAAATGGTGATCGTAACCTGATCTCTCGCTTAAAGCATGGAGATCGCGACGCACTGGAAGAACTGTTTAAAGCCCATCGAACGGCCTTTTTTAAGTTTGCTTCCCGCTATGCGGTAGATCAAGAATCTTTAGAAGATATTTATCAGGATGCGGTGATCGTACTGTTTGAGAAGGCCAGAGCCGGAGAGTTAGATGGAATGAGTAGTGCGGTAAGAACTTATTTGTTCAGTGTAGGGAAGTACATGATTTATGCGCTTTCGCGAAAGCGTAAAAAGACCACCCTAATCGCACAAGATGATCTGCTTTCCCATTTGGATCACCAGCGCATTCAAGAGGTGCGTGAACCGGAACCGTTCTCTGCAGAACAAAAACAAGTGCAGTTTCATTTTAAAAAGCTGGGGCAGAAATGCCAGGAAATTTTAAAGCTGTTTTATTATGAAGGCTATACAATCGCAGAAATAATGAAAATACAGGGCTACGATAACGAGAATGTAGTCAAGAGTCAAAAATCTCGGTGCCTCAAATCACTGAAAGAAATGGTTACTAAAGCATGACAAAGGAAGAATGGATACAAGCCTATTTTGAAGGTCGCTTCACTAGTGAGCAGCAAGAGACTTTCGAAACCTTGTTGGAAAAGGATCCCGAAATGAAAGAGGCATTCCTCTTTGAAAAGCAGGTGCAAACGGTGCTGCAAAGGGAAGAGCGAAAAGCGCTCAAAGAACGACTAGAGGCCTTGAGTACAGCAGCTGAACAAGAAAATTCCGGGTCACGAACACGTTACTATTGGGTGGTTGCCGCTGCCTCGATTGCCGCGATCATCGTGCTGACTTTTACTGTTTTTCTACGGCAAGAACAGATTAGTAATGAGGCCTTATATGCCCGTTATTTTAGTCCCTATGAGAATGTGGTACAACCCATACAGCGAGGAGAAGCTATAGAGTCGCTTGAGCAGCAAGCTTTTGAGGCGTACGAGCTCCAGAACTACCAACAAGCAGATTCTTTGTTTACAGAAGTTCAAAAGCGCAAAAGTGATCCTTATCTCAATTTCTATAAAGGGATTAGTTTAATGCAATTACAAGAGTACCAAGAGGCAGCGTTTGCAATAGAAGGATATTTGCAACAGGACGGACAATTGAAAGTGCGCGCACAATGGTACTTAGCCTTGTGCTACCTGCAATTGGATCAACTAGAAAAATCGAAAAGATTGCTGCGGGAAGTACTGGCTACCCAATCCTTTAAAAGCGAACAGGCAGAGGAACTGCTCGATCTTCTTCCTTAGGTTCGACGCCGACTCAAATAATAGCCTACCAAGATCACAAAAACGAGTCCTCCCATCCAGCCTAACCATGGGGTAGTCGATGCGAACTCTTGGGTGTTACCGGAGACAGCGAAGGCCGCCCAATAATAGGGACGCCGCAATAGATCATCATCCTGGTCTTTCAAATAATCAATCTTGGCCTGCTGCATGGCCCTGGACTTAGACATGCCCTGCTTGAGGTTTTCGTAAAAAAAGCTCATTAAGGTAGTCGTCGACTTGTCATTGATCTTCCATAAGCTATTTACTAAAGAACGGGCCCCGGCGTACTGAAAGCCCTTGCTCAAACTCAGCATACCCTCGCCTCCTTGTAACTTTCCGATGCCGGTCTGGCAGGCGCTAAGCACCACCATTTCAGCCGGGATATTCATGGCGTAGAGGTCTTTTACGTACAAGGTGCTCAACGAATCGCGTTGCGGACTGAATGCCAGATAAGAATAATCAGGAAATTCGTCATTGGCGCTGGCATGTGTGGCCAAATGCAATAAAGCGACTTGATCTTTTACCTTTAAAAAATTGGACAGGGAACCGGCATCACCTTTAAAGAGCTGGGTCTCAAAGAGCGAACTAATCTGTTCCACTTCTTGCTCATTGTAAATGAGTTGTCCAAACTGAAAGCGGTCTTGCTTCACCGGTCCTTCAAAAGAAGGCGCAAAGGCAGCCAGTCTGGGTTTATTTTCTATCGAATCTTGTTGAAGTTGGAGCCAGGTGGCTATGGCATCAGAATAGCTGATGACCTTGGAATACAGCAGGTATTGATCGTCTTTGTACAGGGTGTCAAAGGGTAGATAGTAAAGTAGACCATCCGGTATAATGACAAGCTCATCAACTTCGGGAAGTGCCTTGATCGCCGGAGCCAGAATGAGATCATACAATTGGCTGGCCATTACAGGGAACTGATCCTGCTCCTGATTCCATTTTGGAGTCCTTAACAACTGGTAAAAGTTGCGAAGTTGTTCCCGGTGCTCTTCTTGTAGGGGTTGCTTATGAAAATACACCTGATCAGCGCTAAAGCTTAGACTAAAAAGCGCGGTGGGGGTTAAGGTCAAGGAAATGATTCCTGTTTGGAAGGCACCCAGTTCATCCTGCACTTGCTGAATCTCATTGAGGGCTCTCTGATACTTGAGATCGTGATAACGGGGTTTGGCGACACGCAGACTGTCTAAAAATTGATAGTACTTATTTTTAAGGAGAAACAGGGAATCCTGAAGTTGATTTTGGCGCTGAGACTCACTACTGTTAAAGAGCTCTTTTTCTAAAAGCCCAATCTGTGTTTTAAAGGTGGATTCACGGGTACGAATGAATTCGGGGATATTTAAAAATTCAACGGCGCGCGAGCTTCGAATGGCCTCCTGTAGAAAGATGTCTTTTCCAGTCTCGGTGATCTCCAGAGCTAAATTGAGCAGTTTATCGTCCGCTCGTTCAACATAGGCCTGATACACAAAGTCCAGGCTTTTATGCAGCAGGGGGGTAGCTGATTCGATAATAAAACGTTTGTCGAGTTTGCTTTCGAATTCGCGTTTCAGGAGATCGAATAGTTCCAGTACTTCGGGTATCAAAGTGAGGCCTTGTTCCAGAAAATCACCTTCAAGTTCTTGATCAAGTCCTTTTTGGAGGGCTTCCAGTTGCAGACTATACAATTCAAGCAATTGGCGTTTAGAAAAAACGGTTAATGGATCAGGAAAGCCACTTACTTGGTCATTTTTAGCTAAATGGGTATTCGCGATGGCCTTTTTTAGATAGCCAAAGGCCATATTGATCTTATCTTGAGCGAGCGCATTTTCGGCTAGAAGATGATACACCTGGGCAATATCCTGATGCCGACTGTTATTGCGATAACTTGTGTAAAGTTCCAGGGCCTGCTCGTACCTTGCCTGAGCACTATCGAATTGTTTGCCTTTCGCGAAAGCCTCTCCATAGAGCAGTGTAGCCTTTCTAAAAAAAGGATCATTTTCGAGTAACAAGGGCCGGCTTTCCTCCAAAAATTGAATGGCTTTTCCGGTGCTATCCTGAGTGATCAGATTTTGGATGAGTTGGTGATAGGTCGATACGAGGATATTCTTGGCTTCCGGCCTGGTGTTGATCTGATCGCGGTAGTACAACAAGAGTTGGTTGAGTAGAGGATTGGCTTTATCAAACTGATTTTGCTCACTGTAGAGCTGACTGACTAAACGATCAATATTGCGGAGGTTGGCGACTTGTTCAGATGCTGAATTCATCTGGGCCACCAGATTTCTGGCTTGATCATAGTAACTTCTAGAAAGCTCGAATTTACCGGTGTTCTTGTAAATGGATGCTAAAAATAGGAGGGTACTCTGATAGGAATCCAGCTCTTCTTTAGTCCGTATCTCTTGAGATTCCTTGGCGTACTGATCTGCTAATTTTTGAAAGTAAGGCAGCGCTTTCTCAAAGTCGCGTAATTTGTAATAATAGTTTCCCCAGTTGAGGGTTAAGGCATCCCTGTAGCCTTGAGTATCCGTAGTATCGGATAATTTTTGAACATAACTTTCTGAGCGTTCCAGATTATTCCGAAAGGCGTTTAGGTCATAGTGATATCCGTTGGAATATATGGCGTACTCCAGGATCTGCAAGCAGGTGCCATAGTCTTGCTGCTGAGCACTGAGGGCAATGGCCTGATCAAAATGATAGTTAGCGCTATCTTTTTGGGTATACATGATTTGATAGGCCGCATAGAAATGTTCATTGATTCGTTCAGCCGGGGTTTGTGCAAGCGCGTAGGACGTAAAAAAAAGAACCAAGCCAAGAATGCGGATCATAGAGCTACATCTATACAAAATACCCAAATCAATGATTTGGGTAGTAATGTAATCAATTTAAAAGAAAGCCGCATCAATCGATCTCAATGCGCAGTTGATATTGAATGGTTTGTCCGGCGGGTTCAAAAAACTTTTCGACAACGAAATAATAGTTACCTGCTTCCGGGTACTCCATGGTATAGCACTGCCCATCATTTTCACAGCTATCAAAATCAGTAGTGTTATAGAGGACTTCACCCTCTTCACTGACAATAGAAAAAGAAAAGCCATCGGCGCCTTGCTCCTGGAAGGTTGCGACACGCGATTTAGGAGTGGGTACCGGACAGTTCATTTGTTCCGGGTAATCACAAGGAATGGGCTTCGGTGGCGGCGGGAC includes:
- a CDS encoding sigma-70 family RNA polymerase sigma factor, translated to MINGDRNLISRLKHGDRDALEELFKAHRTAFFKFASRYAVDQESLEDIYQDAVIVLFEKARAGELDGMSSAVRTYLFSVGKYMIYALSRKRKKTTLIAQDDLLSHLDHQRIQEVREPEPFSAEQKQVQFHFKKLGQKCQEILKLFYYEGYTIAEIMKIQGYDNENVVKSQKSRCLKSLKEMVTKA
- a CDS encoding CHAT domain-containing protein, with the protein product MIRILGLVLFFTSYALAQTPAERINEHFYAAYQIMYTQKDSANYHFDQAIALSAQQQDYGTCLQILEYAIYSNGYHYDLNAFRNNLERSESYVQKLSDTTDTQGYRDALTLNWGNYYYKLRDFEKALPYFQKLADQYAKESQEIRTKEELDSYQSTLLFLASIYKNTGKFELSRSYYDQARNLVAQMNSASEQVANLRNIDRLVSQLYSEQNQFDKANPLLNQLLLYYRDQINTRPEAKNILVSTYHQLIQNLITQDSTGKAIQFLEESRPLLLENDPFFRKATLLYGEAFAKGKQFDSAQARYEQALELYTSYRNNSRHQDIAQVYHLLAENALAQDKINMAFGYLKKAIANTHLAKNDQVSGFPDPLTVFSKRQLLELYSLQLEALQKGLDQELEGDFLEQGLTLIPEVLELFDLLKREFESKLDKRFIIESATPLLHKSLDFVYQAYVERADDKLLNLALEITETGKDIFLQEAIRSSRAVEFLNIPEFIRTRESTFKTQIGLLEKELFNSSESQRQNQLQDSLFLLKNKYYQFLDSLRVAKPRYHDLKYQRALNEIQQVQDELGAFQTGIISLTLTPTALFSLSFSADQVYFHKQPLQEEHREQLRNFYQLLRTPKWNQEQDQFPVMASQLYDLILAPAIKALPEVDELVIIPDGLLYYLPFDTLYKDDQYLLYSKVISYSDAIATWLQLQQDSIENKPRLAAFAPSFEGPVKQDRFQFGQLIYNEQEVEQISSLFETQLFKGDAGSLSNFLKVKDQVALLHLATHASANDEFPDYSYLAFSPQRDSLSTLYVKDLYAMNIPAEMVVLSACQTGIGKLQGGEGMLSLSKGFQYAGARSLVNSLWKINDKSTTTLMSFFYENLKQGMSKSRAMQQAKIDYLKDQDDDLLRRPYYWAAFAVSGNTQEFASTTPWLGWMGGLVFVILVGYYLSRRRT